A window of the Gossypium arboreum isolate Shixiya-1 chromosome 2, ASM2569848v2, whole genome shotgun sequence genome harbors these coding sequences:
- the LOC108464558 gene encoding uncharacterized protein LOC108464558, translated as MPRATQILRKSRKVVEDLNLLKVLQSEISHELSSNSFQDDNNGSLGDFVLDWNSSQSQDVVLRRKSESGEEVAVSALLSPKTYDTEGIFPRKLLMKVCVKRPGLSSILQFDCGVSEKGVRRSDFKIRSAYFLQSTTVPGSSIYRGPLFSSLEPQLQDALKEYLVARGIREDLTNFLLLTLHKKEQGQYLDWLQKLESFVAKDERLFSAAAG; from the exons ATGCCGAGGGCAACTCAAATCTTACGCAAAAGCCGAAAGGTTGTGGAGGACCTCAACTTGCTTAAAGTCTTGCAATCTGAAATATCCCACGAGCTCTCTTCCAACTCTTTTCAG GATGACAATAACGGTTCTCTAGGAGATTTTGTGTTGGACTGGAATTCATCACAGTCACAGGATGTTGTTTTGCGGCGAAAAAGTGAGTCTGGTGAAGAGGTTGCTGTTTCAGCTTTGTTAAGTCCGAAGACATATGATACTGAGGGTATATTTCCTAGGAAACTTTTAATGAAGGTTTGTGTAAAAAGGCCCGGGTTGAGTTCTATATTGCAGTTTGATTGTGGAGTATCCGAGAAAGGAGTTCGTAGGTCTGACTTCAAAATCCGTAGTGCTTATTTTCTTCAATCAACAACTGTTCCTGGTTCTTCCATTTACAGAGGTCCCTTATTCAG CTCTTTGGAACCTCAATTACAAGATGCACTTAAGGAATATCTTGTAGCCAGGGGGATTAGAGAAGACCTGACCAACTTCCTCCTCCTCACCCTACATAAGAAAGAACAAGGTCAATATTTGGATTGGTTACAGAAACTTGAATCATTTGTCGCGAAAGATGAAAGATTATTTTCGGCAGCGGCAGGTTGA